A stretch of the Gossypium hirsutum isolate 1008001.06 chromosome D07, Gossypium_hirsutum_v2.1, whole genome shotgun sequence genome encodes the following:
- the LOC107954222 gene encoding ras-related protein Rab11C encodes MAHRVDHEYDYLFKIVLIGDSGVGKSNILSRFTRNEFCLESKSTIGVEFATRTLQVEGKTVKAQIWDTAGQERYRAITSAYYRGAVGALLVYDITKRQTFDNVQRWLRELREHADSNIVVMMAGNKSDLNHLRAVSEVDGHGLAEKEGLSFLETSALEATNIEKAFQTILTEIYHIMCKKALAAQEAAATTKLPGQGTTINVADASGNTKKGCCST; translated from the exons ATGGCACATAGAGTAGATCACGAGTACGATTACCTTTTCAAGATTGTGCTGATCGGCGATTCTGGAGTTGGAAAATCGAATATTCTCTCTAGATTCACCAGAAACGAGTTTTGTTTGGAATCTAAATCCACTATCGGCGTCGAGTTCGCTACCAGAACTCTCCAG GTGGAGGGAAAGACTGTGAAGGCACAGATTTGGGACACGGCAGGTCAGGAGAGATATCGAGCTATAACTAGCGCTTACTACAGAGGAGCTGTTGGTGCACTTCTTGTCTACGACATAACAAAGAGGCAAACCTTTGATAACGTCCAAAGGTGGCTGCGTGAATTGAGGGAACACGCCGATTCTAACATTGTCGTCATGATGGCTGGAAATAAATCTGACCTGAATCATCTTCGAGCTGTTTCTGAGGTGGATGGTCATGGTTTGGCCGAGAAGGAAGGTCTTTCATTTCTCGAGACGTCTGCGCTGGAAGCAACCAACATTGAGAAGGCATTCCAAACTATATTGACTGAGATTTATCATATCATGTGTAAAAAGGCATTGGCAGCCCAGGAAGCAGCGGCTACCACCAAGCTTCCCGGGCAAGGAACTACCATTAATGTCGCTGATGCATCAGGAAACACCAAGAAAGGATGCTGCtctacataa